atagtgataaaaaattattaattttaaactaatatataatcaaataatttattatatcatgattaatatttatttattaatccaattccttttgtaaacttttttcaaaattttatttaaataaaaaatttatttttagttttttttaacaatatatatatatatatatatatatatattcttttgaaaagttttttgtttattatactattttctttttgtaactaaaattatatatcatttttggtaatttattaatattaaaagtatttttatacttatataacatattatcaaaaacattattagaattattttttccgATTctcataaaaattgtttttcataaaaacaaaacacttttaaaaaaatacttttattagaattattgtcaaatgGACTTGTAGTTATGACTTTTTTCTCACTAATTTAGAACgatctttaaattaaaaattacctTGTGttctagtttaaaaaaatatggctAAATAGaccttgaaaataaataaactaggataaatgaaattaattattgggACATGAAAATATTAGATAAATTCTGGTTAAGTGAAGCCGATGATCTGATATAGATATACCATACTCATTCTTTAGTCTCGAGACTTTCCTCTCTCTCacctctttttcttctcctcttctcTTTTATGCACCTTATTGTCGTCACGATCTCACCTTCTcgttccaaacaaattttttcccCTGCTAGCTTAGAAAGTGAAGGAAACTGGAGGTAGGAAGACGAGGCTTTTGTGTCTCATCTATGGTGGCGTCCCTCCGAAGTGGAATCTAGGGCGCGGCGGAAAGAAGGGGAAGTGAAAGGGGCGGAGGACTTTTGAGTTTTATTGGCCGAGAGGCTAGGGCACGGTGTGATTTGGTTCGATCTCGGTGTGGAAGCTCGGGGAATCAACTTATTGCGTAGTGGTTTTGTGGTTGTGGGATTTTGGAAACCTTAGATTTGGGTCAGGGTTGTGTGGTTGGCTGATTGAGCTAGGGGCGGGGCTGCCCTTGCGATTGACTGGGTTTTCATGCTGTCAAAACCACTGCCTTGGGATCGTAAGTTCTTCTTCAAGGAGAGGAGAGGAAGCACGAGAGGTCGGAGTCTTTAAGTTTGCTGCAAGATAGAGGACTCGCATCAGGGTTCTTGGGAGTTTGCTCGCCGGAATCGGCAGACTTGCGCCGTCCTACAGGTGAGTTGAATCCCACCGGGTTCTTGATGATGTCGGTTTTGCTttataccaagaaaaatagtcgggttcttggaaaatttggtcTCCGagcccttttgttttttatgatttgttcctttttggtttttaattttgaatttattctcTCACGGAAGAAGCACGAGAGGTCTGAGTCTTTAGGTTAGCTGCAAGATAGAGGGACTCGCATCAGGTTCTTGGGAGTTTGCTCGCCGGGATCGGTAGACTTTCGCCCCCCTACAGGTGAGTTATGAATCCGGGTTCTTGATGATTGTGATGAAATTCGTAGGTTTTGGTTTAAACCAAGAATAATAATAGGGTTCTTAGAAAATTGGATCCGagtccttttttattttttatgatttgttcttttttggtttttaatttttaatttttagtttattctCTCCACGGGTCTGATTCTTTGTTTTGGGGAATTAGTTTTTGATGATGATTCTTTCATGGTTATTGTAGATCTGTTTTTTTTAGTCCATTCGTTTGTTAATGTGCTGTTTAGTTGTGCagaaattgtaattaaaaaaacagatagttttttaatctttttaagtCAAATAAAACTACCTGTAAGAAAGTTCtaggttttgaatttttgaagtttcatcgtgttctttggtattttgattTACCATGAActttttttacctatcaaaaaaaaaaaaaaaaaaaggctgggCTAGAAATTCATAGACATCAACTTGCTCAAATCCATGATAGAAAACCCTATCAAAGCCAAGGTAAAAATCCTCTCCCTTCTCATCCTACCATTCATCAATTCaattattataatgatttttttcatgaataaaTGAACAGAAACAGATAAGTAGCAATTTTTAGTGAAAGATAAccttgaaaatggaagtttctGAATCTAGGCTTTGGACAAAAACAGTATCACCATGACCTCTTCTCTCTTTTGAACTTAAAGGTCTAAATCATGCATAGACTGTTATGTGCGACATATTTTTATGGTGCCAAAAACCTTTATCTTCCAAGAATTAGTGCATAACTATCATGAAATTCAGCAAAATAGAGTCTGACTTAATCCACCTGAAAATTCTAGAACTAGAGCTTTGTTTTGTCATTGAGGCATTTTCTAATTCATTActgaaaattttacattattatttattagtaCAGTATCAACTATCACACAAACTTGTATTTGTCTCTTAGAAGGTTTGAAACCTCTAATTGGTGATACACTCCTTGTTGCAGGGACACTTTTCTTTGCCATGAGCAATGTTGGTGAGGTGGGTAAATATCAATACACTTGAATATGATTGTCACATCATTTGGGGGCTTTTGACTCTGGAAGATTTCTGATTAATgtcattaaattttttctttttcttttgaaacaatATGCCCCTTGAAGACTTGCTTtgaataaataagattttaactTGTTTAGCATTGTCTATTGTTGTCTTATTGcattagagagaagaaaaaattacaCCTTGATTCCATTATTCTCCTTTTCAATTCTATCTAGTCAACATCCTAAACAATTTATcatctttgaaaacttgaaGACCTTCTACTTCTAGCTTTATCTTGCAGAAGGACAATGATTCCTGATCTATCTGAATGAGGTTTAACACCAAGAAATAGATTAGGCCTTGGACAACTCAGATGGAAATTAAATCTTGTCTGCATCATTGCTCCATCTCCAAATTGACTTGAGCTTTTCTTATTTACTGACATTCTATTTTTGTACAGATTTTTATACACTGGATCTGTAGAAATTATATTGGATATTGCACAAGATCTCCTCATAGCTACTGATCGGTATCTCTTGCAGGGATAAAGCGTCCCTGTGAGTGTACCATTGCCCATGTGAGTTAAGGAGCTCGATTTTTTGGATATGAATTCCTTTACTGCTTTGAATCAGATTGTGGACACCTGGTGactcttgtatttttattttcaaggatATATCACTGGAAAATGTTTCAAGAATGCATGAGCTTTCAGAAGCCTTCCATGCTATTTCCTTAAGACACACATGCCTCTTGTCTATCTTGGAGCAGTTTAGTAAACTGAGTTCTAGGGCCGGGTATGtgatgctctctctctctctctctctctctctctcaatctaTTTATATCTGCCATTTCTACTAATAGCTTACTAAGGAAGAAGTTGGAAATACTTTTGGAGTTGTAGGAAGTCTCAATGGAGGCAATTGCCTGGTTGTCCACTCTAAATGAATACCCAACTAACCGAAGCAAAAGGAGGATAGCgcaatgcaagaaaaaaaaaactatttttaagttcaGTGGTCATTTTAGCTCAACATtggtctatcactggtagaaacATGCCTCCGAAAATCATGATTTTCCATTGTTAAAAAAAGCCTAACCCACATAATTCGAGGCTATAATACAACTGACATTTGATTCTTGATCTCTAGCTAAATATATTGTATAGAAAGTGGTAGAAAATAAGGCTGCAGGTTGCTTTCAGAAAATTGGCTGCAGGTTATACATGCTTCATCATGTACTAGAAAAATAAGGCACTAGTAACATATTGATACACTCTgctcaatttctttttgtttttttaaaatagatacttctatttttatttttgttgttatcaTGAAAtgtaggttatttactttttaactttGGGTATAAATATACAAAAGGAAATCTATAAGTTGTACCTAATCTTACAGAACTGTAATTTAACTAATACATCATTATTGGGATTGtcttaattttctgttttttttcctttctctgttTGAGAACAAGGCTAAAGGTCATTCTGTCCATGATCTTGCTGAGATAGTTGCCCACCTATCTTCATACTTGAAGCATGCTTGACCTAAGTCACCTGGAAAAAAATCAGGACAATAAACCTGGATTCTAACACTTCCTCAGtccaataaaaaatgagagCTTCTCTAATTGGCTCTATCATGTTACTCTGCATGCCAATAAAGTTTCTGCTTTCCCTTTTGATTAgttacacaaaaataataataataataataataataataataataataataataataatagtaataataataataaaattaattgtagGGATGGTTCTATCACTGAATCTTTCTGGTTCGAGCTAAACACGTACCACAACTACCATGGATTTAGAAAACCATTAGGATTGGAGAGGTGGCAGAGCTGCCTCCTTCAACATTATTCCCAGCAGCACTGGTGCTGCAAAGGTATTAAAAGGACCTGTATCCATGGATTCAAAACCAATCTTTTGGGTTGTCATGAGCCACATTCAGTTGATGCACTACAGCTGAATCTATGATTCTGTCTTCTCTAGTTGATTTTCTTTGCTGGGAAAGGCAAAGGAATTATTCTGCAAATACCACATTCTAATAGAATGGATGTAGAGCATATGGAAGGGTGggatttaattatattgttgatcaaaatataaatgtCTTTCTTCTtataaagattaatatttttttccaacaaccaagggtgtttgatttttcttttttccttaattcATATCAATCCCAGTTGAAAGGCACGATGAGTACAGaagaaactcaaattttataaaggaatTCATTTTCCTTGGTGGATGTTTTCCTTCATTCATTAGAGTAACAATGGCCATACTGTTGCATCAAGACATTGGTAAAAGCTAATACAATGATTTGGAATTAAtcatctttcttccactttctgAAAAAATTAATCTAAGAGAGTTGTGTAAATGCAGTATATTACTGACAAGAGTAGcattttgccattttttttcttcatgggatTCTATGCAGAAGAATTAGTGACTTAAATGGAGAGGGTTCCACTTTTCCACCCCTAAGAAGCATGAAGAGAATGTACAGGTTTTAAGtggtatttatgattaaaaaaatgctcTAAAGCAAAGTAATTCACACTCTCTAGCACTAGTACTTACATGGACTTAGTTTATGTTGCAGGATGTTGAGGGGTTGTAATATCTCAGGACCAATCCCCACATATATAGTAGAGATGACAGAATTGAGATTTTTGTAACTCTACCATgcatttcttttcctctttctttttcttttatggcaaATTTGTTGTCCCTAAATGGTTGGAGTAGTGGATTATGTCAAGTATCATTAGCTTTCTACAGTAAGAACTTGTATTGTGGGCTACCATGTAAGGGGCTTCCTCTTCTTGTTCCTTCCCTTTACCCTTGACCTTTAATCATTAAGGCAAattgtgcctttttttttttctacatttttatttttacatatgaaGGTAGAAAAAGTAGGAAAGacaaatattttacaatatggGCCAAAGCTATATTGGGAGACTGTATGTTGATGGAAATTACCAGCTCCTTTGGGTCTaaactatatttttatcttttgacTCCTTAGTTGGAAGCTCTTTTTTCTCTGTCCCTTTTGCGAAGGGATCCTTTCCTCTTGTAATTCATCCCCCCCTCTTATTGAATTTGTTGGGTGGTTTTTCTGTGCCAAAATACTTTTGTGAGATTAAATTGGCCGTCAAATGATAATATACACACCCtgactttattattattaagaatgGGGATAAATGGCTGATCTAGGGGTCAGTAATTCTATGTCTATCAATGAGTTATGCCTCTTTTCTTTACCCCGCTATCTTCAGACTAATGACCTTTTATCTCTTGAGATTTATATTGCCACCAAAATCAATACATGAGGAAGTTCAAATATGATCATTAAAAAACAGGAACTAGAAAAAAGGTATTAGAATGTGCAGTAAATTGCAAGAGACAATCTTTTGTGTTTGACTTGTTCAAAGGAAGGGATGTAAGCATGGAATCCTATAAATATACAAGCTTTCTAGTTGTCTTACCCTCAAACCCCCTCTTATTATGGGATGTTAGTTCCTttccttaataaattttttctatttacttcAAACCTCCTCTTATTATGGGGATGTTAGTTcctttccttaaatttttttttatttactctaAATTCTTGTTTCATGCAGTATTGTTTTCTGGTTGGAAATTGTGACATGGTCAATGCACAACTAACATGATTTcctatttaagatttttttttttgagccaATGATTGCATAAGAATAACCCATTAcaatttaacctttttttacGTCTAGCATGGACACATTGAAGAGACATCTTCCTATTTCTGGACCAGAGGGACTTAATGAGCtaaggaaaattgttgaaaggtTTGAGGAAAAGATTTATTCTACTGCCACAAGCCAGGTATATCCATCATGCTAGTATTTACTCAACCATTCCTCAAGACCTATGAACATTTTTTGTATCTATCCTTAGTGTAAAAGATTAAAGTGCAAAACTTGATATTATCTTATCTtactttgttattaataatttgatgaattgatatatttttatttttacttctaaTTCAGTCTAATTACCTTTGAAAAATATCTTTGAAGATGTTGACAATGGAAACAAAATCTTTTAATGCTACAACCAATTCTCTGCCATCCAACTCTGCTGGTCACAACAAAAAATCCCCTAATGACAAGAAATCCCCTGCTAGGAAAAAGGCCCTCAGATCCAGGTAACAACATGAAGAAgtaatgtgttttttttatgaaatgcaaCAATCAAAATTTTGCTTCTATGAACTACAACAGTGGAAATTTTGCATTTTATGAAATGCAATGGTGGAAATTTTGCTTTTGTGAAATGCCACAATAGAAGTTTAACTAAcacatcaatatattcttctttcattttgtaGTTACACTTGACATGCATTACATTTATTGTGTGCACCCATGTATTATATGTGTACATACGTGTataattctttttctatttccatGGCTACACATTCCTCTTGTTaggcaataaaaaatttgtggcCGAGCTTAATTTATGCAGGACGATTTGTATTGAATAGGGTATGGAAGCAGTGAGTGGCTGCTTCTTTCCTCCCTTCCTCTGGGTTGGAGGGATAGGGTTATGGAAAGGAGTATCGAATTAATTGGAGCAATGGTCTATGATTTAAGCTCTTGGAAGCGCAAAGGAGGGGTGCGCATGGGAGTAGCTTGCTActtctttttcccctttcctTTGGATTGGATTAGGGGGGTAGGGATAGGGTTGTGTGTTAGCATCTTGACTTGGATGATGTGGTACCAAGGCCACATTGGATGACGC
This DNA window, taken from Vitis vinifera cultivar Pinot Noir 40024 chromosome 2, ASM3070453v1, encodes the following:
- the LOC104882203 gene encoding uncharacterized protein LOC104882203 isoform X2; amino-acid sequence: MSNVGIKRPCECTIAHDISLENVSRMHELSEAFHAISLRHTCLLSILEQFSKLSSRAGMDTLKRHLPISGPEGLNELRKIVERFEEKIYSTATSQILCSRNCLSSSFVLASPFVLKVHCVKDMLFKYTLHHSLLFSYI
- the LOC104882203 gene encoding uncharacterized protein LOC104882203 isoform X1 is translated as MSNVGIKRPCECTIAHDISLENVSRMHELSEAFHAISLRHTCLLSILEQFSKLSSRAGMDTLKRHLPISGPEGLNELRKIVERFEEKIYSTATSQMLTMETKSFNATTNSLPSNSAGHNKKSPNDKKSPARKKALRSS